One Amaranthus tricolor cultivar Red isolate AtriRed21 chromosome 1, ASM2621246v1, whole genome shotgun sequence DNA window includes the following coding sequences:
- the LOC130818518 gene encoding 60S ribosomal protein L8-1: MGRVIRAQRKGAGSVFKAHTHHRKGAAKFRTLDFGERNGYTKGVVTEIIHDPGRGAPLAKVTFRHPFRYKHQKELFVAAEGMYTGQFVYCGKKATLMVGNVLPLRSMPEGTVVCNVEHHVGDRGVLARASGDYAIVISHNPDHDTTRIKLPSGSKKIVPSGCRAMIGQVAGGGRTEKPLLKAGNAYHKFRVKRNCWPKVRGVAMNPVEHPHGGGNHQHIGHASTVRRDAPPGQKVGLIAARRTGRLRGQAAATASKSDKA, translated from the exons ATGGGAAGAGTGATCAGAGCTCAACGTAAGGGAGCGGGTTCCGTCTTCAAGGCTCACACACACCACCGCAAGGGCGCCGCTAAGTTCCGCACCCTTGATTTCGGGGAAAGAAATGGGTACACAAAAGGTGTGGTTACTGAAATCATCCATGACCCAGGTCGCGGTGCACCTTTAGCCAAGGTTACGTTCAGACATCCTTTCCGTTACAAGCATCAAAAGGAATTATTTGTTGCTGCTGAGGGTATGTATACTGGTCAATTTGTTTATTGTGGAAAGAAAGCTACTTTGATGGTCGGAAATGTCCTACCTTTGAGATCTATGCCTGAAGGGACTGTCGTTTGTAATGTTGAACATCATGTTGGTGATCGTGGTGTTCTTGCTCGTGCTTCTGGGGATTATGCTATTGTTATCTCTCACAATCCTGATCACGACACCACTAG GATCAAACTCCCATCTGGCTCCAAGAAGATTGTCCCAAGTGGTTGTCGTGCTATGATTGGTCAAGTTGCTGGTGGAGGTCGTACTGAGAAGCCTCTTCTTAAAGCTGGTAATGCATACCACAAATTCAGAGTTAAGAGGAACTGCTGGCCCAAGGTACGTGGTGTTGCTATGAACCCTGTTGAGCATCCTCACGGAGGAGGTAACCATCAGCACATTGGTCACGCCAGTACTGTACGCAGAGATGCTCCACCAGGGCAAAAGGTTGGTCTCATTGCTGCCAGGAGGACTGGTCGTCTCCGTGGACAAGCTGCTGCTACTGCTTCCAAGAGCGACAAGGCTTAA